One Nicotiana tabacum cultivar K326 chromosome 23, ASM71507v2, whole genome shotgun sequence genomic window, aAAAATTACTCAGTATAGGGcgacaccttcattaatccaaattcttgataattatattaactcctcaatttaaacttattaataaatatttgcagataagggttctatcatgaatttaattccaagaaaaatatcaaatcaacaaacacacggaattcacataaaattcaagtgacaataacaccaaatttattatataaaatacaaacttgacaaataaggaacgagacgtgataattcaaggatttactaatgccaacaattatctaatttaatacataaacatgcctaaaactttaaaccaataaaatttgcacatataagcccgagtacgtactcgtcacctcgcgtactcagcttttcacatttcacaaatggcacataagactcgatgcctaaggggtaattcccccactcgaggttaagcaagacacttacctttttaaagttatgccgatatttcaaaatcgcattcttgcttgaattgtcctccggacagctcaaatctatccaaataaattgtataactttattaaaattcatcaaaaataatttcggataataaaacgtcgacttgaaaatttattctaaaaagtcaacaaaagtcaatgcggggcccgCCTCTTGGAACCCAGcagaatttttacgaaatccgaacacccatttcgatacgagttcaaccatataaattttatcaaattccgataacgaatcgacctctaaatcttcaatttaaagtctataaaatttctaccatttttaacccaaaacactaatttaatgataaaaacaacaatagatttgggtaatttaaacaaaattgagttatgaactcttaccccgatgtttttctTGAAACtttcccgaaaatcgcctctccccgagctccaaatcgtcaaagatGGAAGAACTTAAATCTACTACCCAGTCATTTCATCTATGCGATCGCGACAAAACACCCGTGATcacaaagaacaaaaattttccagcccttttttactctatgtgatcgcgaccattttcccgcgatcgcgaagaacaaattccccAACAACCTTGTCCAACTTCTTCCGGACAGCCTATactataatggtcataactttttgtatagaatttcaaataataaatagtttaactttctgaaaactagacactaagagctacaacttttatgttttggtcatctcccaatttcttatatatatatatataagcttccaaagtcagctctatgcaacacaaatttcttctttgcggttttcaaactcttccagGACAGCCTGTAGTATATCAACTATAACTTTTGGTACACAACTTCAAATAACAATTTctttaattttctaaaaactagacacaaagagatacaacttttatttttggatcatctccaaattccttatagattgcaagatataagctttcaaaatcGGGTCAGTGCATCAGAAaatttcctctatgcgatcgtgaaacactttccgcgatcgcgattcccTGGTCATTTTCCCCCATTTTGTGCTTCGCTATCACGTCCAattccacgcgatcgcatagcacactgctgtagccaaaaatcagcagctataaatggcctaaaaatggtccgaaactaccccgaaactcacccgagccactcgggaccccatccgaacataccaacaagtctcaaaatatattacGGACTTAGTAAAAATCtcgaataacatcaaacaacgttaaaatcacgaatcataccccaattcaagtttaattaactttgaaatttcaagtttccacaaatGACGTCGGGACCTATCagatcaatccggaatgacttcaaattttgcacacaagtcataaatgacataacgaaactattcaaatttccagaattggattccgaccccgatatcaaaaagtcaaccccccgatcaaactttccaaaaattcatctttcgccatttcaagctaaattcctctacagacctctaaataatttttcggacatgctcctaagtccataatcaccatacggaactattgacatcatcaaaattccattccggagtcttttgctcaaaagtcaactctccgatcaactctttccatttaagcttctaaataaggattgttcttttaatttaattccaaatcttcagtaaatcaaactcgatcacacccgcggatcataatacatattgcgaaggtgctcgagaccttaagtcactgaacgatgcgttaattcttaaaacgacaagtcgggtcgttacaaactcAAAGACCAACTATTTCTACTTGTTTAGATAGTATTCAACAAAATGCTAAAATCGTGTATGACTATTACCAAAGATAAATGAAATGTGTTAGGACCAACTAGTGGTGCCTCTACTTCTTCATCATCTCAACCTCTTAAAAAGACTGTTGCAAATAAATCTTTTGGTGTTATTCGGCAAATGATTGTCAATCGCAATCGTCACAAATTAACGAGCttgatatttatttacttgtAGGAATTATTGATATTTGCGATGATGAAGGGAATGAAGACTTACTAAAATATTGGAGAATGAATGAACAATATATCAtttccgattctttcaagaaTGGCTCGAGTTGTgctaactattcaagcttcatcAGTAGCTTCCGAAAGCGATTTCAGTGCAACACGATTTCAACTTGGAGACCACAGACACTCATTTGCAGAAGACACCTTGGAAATTACCGttttattcagagattggattaaagAGGAGAGAAGAAACTTTGGCCTTTCAGAAATAATTCCAGAAGACGACGATGCATATAATGAAATACTATCAATCAGAGATGGCAGGAATGTAGATGAACAAGTGCTACCAATTCCAACTGAAGAGCCAcgaaaagttattgaaaaattACGTAAATCGTTCAAAAGAAATATGTAATTTTAGTTTTACAAGTGTTGAAATACAAATAAATACTTGTAACTTGTATTAGAAATCTAATATTTatattgaataaaataaaataaaaggcacTTCATAGCCTTGAATTTTTTTCATCCATTAAAGCTTGTTagtatttaaatatatatttttttaatttttaatttttaattaccCCTAAGTATCCCAAAAGTACCGGTAACGCACCCTTAAGTACCGCACCCTTAGGACCGGTAGGGGTACTAGTAGGGTACACAAAAAAATACCCTTAACCCTTACCCTTAAATACCGTTAAGAAAAGTACCCTTAAGAAACTCTTCCCTTACCCTCCCCTTAATTAACCCTTAACCCTTAATGTCCCCGTGCCCTTCCCTTAGACAGCCCTATTGATAGGGTACACACTGTTATTTAAAATCTTATGCTATGTTTTCAATTGCATAGCTATGTATTGGGATCTTTATATAAATAGCCAACTGATATCACTAATTACTTTCTAGctggtatacataaattatatacatattaaacatgattatacatataatatatatttacctactatttttaatttaagtgattgAATAAACGTCAGTTTAGATTAATTGTTCCGCTCATAAAGACGATGTTGCATGCAGTTGTTTTGTGCTCTTGTGGTTACGTTAACTCCGTATGGCTAATGAATACTCCGGTCCATCTTATTTTGTGTGTCACGTTTTCGATTGTCCCAAAAAGATTGTCATTTTCTACAATTTTAAAACTATCTAATCTCGTTATCCTCATTTTACCCGTAATAACTTAGGACCCACTTGACATAGAAGTTAACCTTATCACGAGGAAAGAACATGAGAAAACACGTTGAACTTCATGCTACCACGTCTTATTTAGTTGTTGATAGTAAGGATAATTTGACACTTCGCATCATTTGGCTTATGCGTTAAGGGGTCATTTGGGTCACATATTAGTTATTGGAAATTATAATGTATGCATTGTTTATGGCGAATAATAAAGAAAGGATTGTTACGCGTGGCTATTATGCATGGATTATTGTTATACAACGAATCAATTTGAAGGGATTACTTGAATTAAGCTACAAAATTGACCGCGGGTTGTTTCCTCCCTTGGTaggaagcagttttttaaagtgAAAAATCGCAATTATCTAAAATGGGATCTTGAGCTCCTACTACTATTAATGTACAACTTAGTAGGGCTTCTATCAAAGAAGATAAAGTTGATCGCGACAAACATTAAGTTTTGTTAAGCTCATGACTCTTCTGGCTTAAGTTACAAACACAATATTGGAACTAGAATTGGTGGGGTGTGCCAGGCCAAGGTAATAGTGCAACACCGATAGCAAGCTACCGTGGTGGACTCTCCCCTTAAATTAAATTAATATCGTGTAAGTCACTGACTCACATATCAAATATTAAACTGATAAGAACAGATACTACACTTGATCTTAGCAAAAAGGCCGAGAAAGGTATGCTTTCCTTCTTCCCGAATCGCTCAAATTATAGCTGATGTTCTCTGCTCGTTTTCTTTTCCATACCCGATGTGGGAATACACTAGCAAGACCAAATAAAATTACTTTTATAGCAGACAACTGGTACCATATTTTCAAAGCTACGGCCAACTCTGTGCTTACTCCCTGAGGCTACTTTGGTATTTGCAAACAGTTTACTGAGCTGTTGTAAATAATTGTCTTGTGAAGTCTTTAGGATATTTAAAATACAATTTCTAATCCTAGGCAGGAACGCACTCTTATTTAGCCATATAAGCTGCAACTTGGTTATTCATGCAAATTTTAAAAACTCAGACTGCATTGGCTAATGTATATGGCCATATAGTGGTTAGTACATTACTTTCGCTATTCAATTCAATACACATATTCTTCTTTCAATTTTTTgtagataataataaaataaaatagtttaagTAAGACAAGGTACGATTCTTGAATATATGAAGCAACAAGAACAGTTCCTAGGCAAGGCACATCAAAGTCTGCCATCTTTAAAACAGAAATTTCCGCACTATTTTACCATAAAGACGATCAAAGATAGCCATGTCATTGCCAGCTTAACAGAGTACTGATATATTTTCATATACTAAACCATTCTTAGcagaataattttattattttatatatttgttaTATCAATATATCTAAATTCAACGAGTAATGTGAGCGATGAAAGAATCCATCTCAGCACGATTCATGCCCCCATCCATCACTGATTTCTTGATAGCATTACTCAAAACTGCTGCTCTTTTCCTCATCTCATCTCCCTCTGTTGAATCCATCAAAGTTTTCACAGTATTTTCAACCATTTCTGATGTAACATGTTCATCTCTACGCGTCCATGGCCTAACAGTAACTCCAATTTTCAAGTACTTAGTTACAAGTTGAGAATTCCTTGGCTGATCAGAATGCATTGGCCAAGCTGCAATAGGAACTCCAAAGGAAATACTTTCCATACACGAATTCCATCCGCAATGACTCATAAAACCACCCGTTGAACTATGTGCCAATATTTCCAATTGAGGTGCCCAATCTCTTACTATAATTCCTCTTCCTTTTATTCTCTCTTCATATCCTTCAGGCAGTTGAATTTTTCTATCTTCACTTGCAAAAACATCTCCTTTGTCAGCATCTCTAAGAACCCAAATGAACTTTTGCTCGCTTTTCTCTAGACCAATCGTGATCTCTTTAATTTCTTCGTTAGACAACGAAGTAGTCGTTCCAAATGACACAAAAATAACTGAGTTATGTTCTTGTTTGTCAAGCCAATCCAGGGACTTGTGGCGTTCGCTGGAGTCTTTGTTCTTCTCTGTTAGCACCACAGGATTGAATGGACCTATAGCCCATAGCTTCGGGTTATTGAACTCTTTAGCCATTAGATCAAGGTACAAACCTTCTATCACACGGGATGAATTGAAAAGTTCACCACAGCTGATCTTACCAACAAAGGGTACAACTTGTGCCTTCAAATATTCCCAAAAGTCTGCAGAAAAACAGCCTTTAACTGATGGAATGTCCTCATAATGTTCGGTTCCAGGGAGTAAAGGCTTTCCTTTCACTTCCCAAAAGTACGAATACCTATGGAAAGCCGAGATAGGATTGAAACAGTAGCATTCAGTATTTGGCATTTCAGGCAAATCTTGAACAACCCCACTcatcaaattatcataaataacaaccACTTTGTTAACATTCGTCGTGCTAGCAAGTTCGCGTGCTAGAGAGCAAACTGGCTCGCGGAGATGGGATGCTGCAAAGAATGAAGGGATTAGCTGGCTTGGAAATTTGTGAGGAGCATTAGGATTTGGCGAGGGAGTTTCATAAGAAGGTGTTGGAAATTCATGGAACTGAATGTTTGTTATTGTGAGAGGATCAAAACCATGAACACGAGTTTTCGCTTGTTGAATGTGAGCATTGGTTCCAACATAATGGACAGGGATATTGTACATGGAGATGAGCCTAGAAAGGTGGAGAAATTGGTTGAGATGGCCTTGTGCTGGAAGTGGTACCATTACTACAGCCACTTTTGAAGTGCATTTATCAGCCATTGGTATGCTTTTAACTAAGAGGAATAGAAGTATTAGAGAAGAAAAATCTTAGAATTGCATGCTTGCATATGTCACAATACAAGTGTATATATAGGTACAAGGAAATCTTTTTGAACTCTAGTTACATAAATGAATTTGGTTTTATGGATAATATAAAGTCTCATTTGCACCTATCACAATGAGCTTTGACCACATAGGTAATGTAAAGATAACATATATACCTAATGGATTCATTTGTAGAATATCAGAAATTAATGTTATATAAGATCTGGGCCTTTTAAGTATGTTATATTCAAATGAAAATTAAGACCTCTTGAAAGGAGTAATATTGTTGATTCTAATGAAGACTAGTCAGCCATTAGTTAACAGGTTTGACTTTCTAGATTTTTTGTCCATGTTCAAgaataatgcaattaaggcaagtagatAATGAATTAGAATTGTTTCATTAGACGGAAAGAATATGgatctttgaaatgaaaaagcTGATAAACCATCACCATTAGTATATACCTATTCTGCTGCAGTATGTGCAACTCCTGTTTGTTCTTCTTACTTGGCTTTAACATATCTTGAACAAAACTTGGAAGTGTAATGTTGGCATTTTAAATTTACTGATCTAGAATATGATAGCTACTGGGGATGTTTTTAACTAATAAGTTGGATTAAAGATGCAATAAGGGAGGTGCATGTAATTTTTTCAAAGTTCTAACATGATTCCTTTACATTCAAATTATTAAGTGTGGAAAAAGAATATTCCCCTTTTCTGAGTTGTTTTCGTTGAACTTCTACTCATGCCAAAGAACTTAATCCATATACTATTCAGATGACCCAACATCTTATGAGTAGTGAACTTGTTATCCTCAATAATATATCTAAACGTCCCAAAGCTAAGTCATAGTGGTATTTGATCTGTTACATCCCAATCTCCTCCATAGAATCCATCATGTCCTAATTCTATCTATTTCATGTttcctcaaaaaaaaaaaaatgacaattgttaggatcgggaacttgggtagtgcggaatatagccaaacagcggtataatggcaataacaaagacaatggaagttgataacaacgacaattaaagtagataaagaagacacaaatttaacgtggttcggtcaaagtgacctacgtccacaagcggagatgagcaatttactataacaataagagtacaaaagagagtacaaaattagagtaaacactctaattaatcccaaataccctaaaaGAATAACCttacaagatcactccaaagaaagggttcacacaagtgcttcccaacactaactctcatacaaaacactcttaataaaggaagaaaggaaaaaacaagaattgaagacaagtcttgttggtgtgtctaaatgaactaatggccttcctttttataggcaaaaaagtcttggcctcttaggtgtaaaagaagagatacaacttgtgcaaatgatgtccaacacacaatgcaatatttttgggtcccaaagaatattgccaccaaagtctacactttgcaaagatgcttatgcttatgtgagatggactccattagccaaaatattggccataattacaACAATATCATTCCAATTTCAAAATCTTATAATttacgaaaataaaataaatgaattaGTTTTTCTTTGTAGTCTGTTGAAGTTGAAGGACTAAATTCTCCCCTTCTTGAATGACTACAGTTGTTGCTTACTTTTATCTTTCAATGGTAGGTTATAGCTATGGAAACTGATTAAGTTGGCAAGTTTTCCGAAGGAACAAGTGATTCTGAGAGCTATATGTACGGAGGACGCTAACGACAAGGACCACCGCCCTTAATGACATGTTTTTATAGCCACAGAAATGTCATGGCTTGTTTAAGATTACATGTTCCAAAAGTCTTTCTTTGCTTCTTAGACACCATATCCAATCAAACATCTTCGTATAAAAAGAAACGGAGGGAGTAGATTTTATTGCTCTAAATTATGCTTGTATATCTTTATCAAGTGCTACAACATGCTAGCACTTAGCACTAGTCATAGCACTTGCACTTGCCATGTTTCAAGAATAGACATGATAGTATGTCACCTAATTTAAGAATTGTCTTCTGCATTTCCCAGTGTTTCAAGAATAAACTGTTTTTTTCATGTGGATTTCTGGCTGAAATTGGGACTCTACATCCCTTATTGTCAATGACAGGCTTCTTCCTGTCTTATGTTCTAAAGGACAAATATCAACATTGTTATATATTTAATCCCAAGTACAGCGTACATACGAATCAAACATCATTGAAGAGTAAGAAAAAACCAACACAGCACATAGGAATTTATGAACCAAGTCTTTTGTCATAAAAGAGTCCAATATAGGACATATGGGTACAGCCAATTTAGCATATGCAAACAACTGATAAATGCTTACAAGATTATTCTCCTCATCAACCCTGTATTCCACATAGTTAGAACCAGATTAATTATCTATTAAGCTACACTCTTCAGTGAAAGAAATACAAAGCAGTCATTTTTTGATTATCATAAAAAGCTTCAGATATTGAACATACCGAGATCAAAGAAATTTAAGGTAATATAAAATAGTCTGAGCCAAGAACCAGACAATTGACAGGTTTAAAGAACATTGAGAAAGTAACCAAAATActtgaaaagagaaaaacaaagaagaacgATCTAGAAACCATGGCCACCCAAGATTGTGGTGAAAAACGAGTCTATCTTGTGATATGCGCGATGAAAGAATCCAACTCCTTACGAGAAGCACCCCCTTTCTCTGTGGACCGCCTTACAGCCTCTCCTAGTTCTTCTGCTCTTTTCCTAATCACATCACCTTCTTCTGATGCCATTAACTTCCTCACAACATTCTCAATAGTGGATGCAGTCACCAGCTCCTCGCGTTTCCTCCACTCCCTAACAAGCATTCCTATTTTCAATATTTCCGttactaaaagtccattttttggTTGGTCAGAGTGCATAGGCCAAGCAGCTATTGGCACTCCCATAGTAATGCTCTCTATGCAAGAATTCCATCCGCAATGACTCATGAACCCGCCTCTCGACGAATGAGCCAAGATTTCTGGTTGTGGTGCCCAATCTCTAACT contains:
- the LOC107788648 gene encoding zeatin O-glucosyltransferase-like; the protein is MLLREPIASFFRDISSKSRRVVVVHDSLMSYNVQDVSSFPNVESYVFNCISVFTLYCLICITKGMSIQLEEELLKKLPSLQGIVTDEIREFGASQKPYMEIRSGDIHNTSKVIEGKFLDLLTLVTSEQKKKQWAIGPILPTKLDHISKKNNICLDWLNKQPPRSVLYISFGRTTSFSYREIKELAMGLEQSKQKFIWVLRDADRGDIFTGEARKVELPEGFEERVKEIGLVVRDWAPQPEILAHSSRGGFMSHCGWNSCIESITMGVPIAAWPMHSDQPKNGLLVTEILKIGMLVREWRKREELVTASTIENVVRKLMASEEGDVIRKRAEELGEAVRRSTEKGGASHFSSLILLFLLVKSIPMADKCTSKVAVVMVPLPAQGHLNQFLHLSRLISMYNIPVHYVGTNAHIQQAKTRVHGFDPLTITNIQFHEFPTPSYETPSPNPNAPHKFPSQLIPSFFAASHLREPVCSLARELASTTNVNKVVVIYDNLMSGVVQDLPEMPNTECYCFNPISAFHRYSYFWEVKGKPLLPGTEHYEDIPSVKGCFSADFWEYLKAQVVPFVGKISCGELFNSSRVIEGLYLDLMAKEFNNPKLWAIGPFNPVVLTEKNKDSSERHKSLDWLDKQEHNSVIFVSFGTTTSLSNEEIKEITIGLEKSEQKFIWVLRDADKGDVFASEDRKIQLPEGYEERIKGRGIIVRDWAPQLEILAHSSTGGFMSHCGWNSCMESISFGVPIAAWPMHSDQPRNSQLVTKYLKIGVTVRPWTRRDEHVTSEMVENTVKTLMDSTEGDEMRKRAAVLSNAIKKSVMDGGMNRAEMDSFIAHITR